A single genomic interval of Eurosta solidaginis isolate ZX-2024a chromosome 3, ASM4086904v1, whole genome shotgun sequence harbors:
- the LOC137244661 gene encoding uncharacterized protein isoform X2, translating to MSGLEKFQANKAWRAKVKKLLVMQRKVTTPAKEPVSCQRFSLDLEEDLQTLLEARAAPRVANVDQHEINVAVSGNEMNKIFEIEDENKSNNANTIKRIPYNFSTKASCDKTIFECQQQRTSDESCMGLEKMCDKTASDPDSTLFKYIHSENKDMVKEDAKKRSADGNYIKIPCKQELQEIDEEAQSLQRLLHDLCVQEQHQLDNETPLKSIDVTLLEDIEAPSKMWDSTIVGDTTLQTSPLKMFHFRIGW from the exons atgtctggattggaaaaatttcaagcaaataaagcttggcgtgcaaaagtcaagaaattacttgtcatgcaacg aaaggttacaacgcctgctaaagagccggtatcttgccaacgctttagcttggatttagaggaggatctacaaactttgctagaagcacgcgcagctcctcgtgtagcgaatgtggatcaacacgaaattaacgttgctgttagcggaaatgaaatgaacaaaatatttgaaatagaggatgaaaataaatccaacaatgcaaacactataaagaggattccttataatttttcaactaagGCATCTTGTGACAAAACTATATTCGAATGCCAACAGCAACGTACGTCTGATGAAAGTTGTATGGgtttggaaaaaatgtgtgataaaacagcatccgatcctgacagcacactatttaagtacatacatagcgagaacaaggatatggttaaagaagatgctaaaaagcgcagcgccgatggaaactatattaaaatcccttgtaaacaag aactacaagaaatagatgaagaagcacaatcactgcaacgtctattgcatgacttatgcgtacaggagcagcatcaattggataatgaaactcctttaaaaagtattgatgtaacactcctagaagatattgaagcgccatctaaaatgtgggactccacaatagtgggcgataccactttacaaacttcacctttgaaaatg ttccatttccgtattggatggtaa
- the LOC137244661 gene encoding uncharacterized protein isoform X1, producing the protein MSGLEKFQANKAWRAKVKKLLVMQRKVTTPAKEPVSCQRFSLDLEEDLQTLLEARAAPRVANVDQHEINVAVSGNEMNKIFEIEDENKSNNANTIKRIPYNFSTKASCDKTIFECQQQRTSDESCMGLEKMCDKTASDPDSTLFKYIHSENKDMVKEDAKKRSADGNYIKIPCKQELQEIDEEAQSLQRLLHDLCVQEQHQLDNETPLKSIDVTLLEDIEAPSKMWDSTIVGDTTLQTSPLKMVRLLRPSTILEENCEDQSNSSLGGDDASSHISFQKLVSCGDTLQAGHTFCISGLILDR; encoded by the exons atgtctggattggaaaaatttcaagcaaataaagcttggcgtgcaaaagtcaagaaattacttgtcatgcaacg aaaggttacaacgcctgctaaagagccggtatcttgccaacgctttagcttggatttagaggaggatctacaaactttgctagaagcacgcgcagctcctcgtgtagcgaatgtggatcaacacgaaattaacgttgctgttagcggaaatgaaatgaacaaaatatttgaaatagaggatgaaaataaatccaacaatgcaaacactataaagaggattccttataatttttcaactaagGCATCTTGTGACAAAACTATATTCGAATGCCAACAGCAACGTACGTCTGATGAAAGTTGTATGGgtttggaaaaaatgtgtgataaaacagcatccgatcctgacagcacactatttaagtacatacatagcgagaacaaggatatggttaaagaagatgctaaaaagcgcagcgccgatggaaactatattaaaatcccttgtaaacaag aactacaagaaatagatgaagaagcacaatcactgcaacgtctattgcatgacttatgcgtacaggagcagcatcaattggataatgaaactcctttaaaaagtattgatgtaacactcctagaagatattgaagcgccatctaaaatgtgggactccacaatagtgggcgataccactttacaaacttcacctttgaaaatggtgagacttctcagaccatctactatactagaggaaaattgcgaagatcagtctaatagttctttgggtggtgatgatgcatcatcacacataagctttcaaaagttggtgtcatgtggggacacattgcaagcggggcatacattttgtatatcggggttgattctggataggtaa
- the LOC137244661 gene encoding uncharacterized protein isoform X3 translates to MSGLEKFQANKAWRAKVKKLLVMQRKVTTPAKEPVSCQRFSLDLEEDLQTLLEARAAPRVANVDQHEINVAVSGNEMNKIFEIEDENKSNNANTIKRIPYNFSTKASCDKTIFECQQQRTSDESCMGLEKMCDKTASDPDSTLFKYIHSENKDMVKEDAKKRSADGNYIKIPCKQVPFPYWMVNMAFAFSPSITVTRWKKSMRVNRNISWSSVSSIAL, encoded by the exons atgtctggattggaaaaatttcaagcaaataaagcttggcgtgcaaaagtcaagaaattacttgtcatgcaacg aaaggttacaacgcctgctaaagagccggtatcttgccaacgctttagcttggatttagaggaggatctacaaactttgctagaagcacgcgcagctcctcgtgtagcgaatgtggatcaacacgaaattaacgttgctgttagcggaaatgaaatgaacaaaatatttgaaatagaggatgaaaataaatccaacaatgcaaacactataaagaggattccttataatttttcaactaagGCATCTTGTGACAAAACTATATTCGAATGCCAACAGCAACGTACGTCTGATGAAAGTTGTATGGgtttggaaaaaatgtgtgataaaacagcatccgatcctgacagcacactatttaagtacatacatagcgagaacaaggatatggttaaagaagatgctaaaaagcgcagcgccgatggaaactatattaaaatcccttgtaaacaag ttccatttccgtattggatggtaaatatggctttcgcattttctccatcaataactgtgacaaggtggaaaaaatctatgcgcgtaaatcgcaacatatcttggtcgagcgtttcttcaatagctctctag